Genomic DNA from Accipiter gentilis chromosome 9, bAccGen1.1, whole genome shotgun sequence:
AGTATGTATCCCTGAAACTGGATCAACTGATTTGGTTACACCTTGCCAAGGAAATAAGGTAGTGACAGGAGCTTGGCAAGTTAATTCACGTGTTATCTTAGGCCAGACATCTTTTGGATGAACTGTTCTCATGGAACTACTGTCGTTCAAATGTTCAGACGCTTCCTTGAAGCCAATGGGAGGAACactatcttcctttttcaaattaTATTGAACCTCTTGACACCCCTTACCATCAGACTATACATACCGTGAATGTATCAAAACTGTGACACATGAAGAAAGCATCAATTAATTTCAAAGTAACAGATGCAGTTacaagcagaacagaaatttaaaatgtgGACAACTAATGCAATTACTTACTTACCAAAGATACAGTAAATTCATTAGAAAGCAAGTAACACAAGCTGGCAGCTTTTCGGACCAGGTGTTCTTGACTAATCAAACTGGGAGAAGCACCACTGGTACCATTTCTGTACCTCCTACTCTGAACCGCATGAAGACTGCAGGCTAGAGCAGAAATGAACATAAGcaaagtttatttttccaaaaagctttacagcaaaggaaactttaaatttcagttttgtcTATTTCTAGGCCTAAAAGCATTCAAACATTACACATGCAATTGAAGAATAACTACAGAATTCACCACTATTTTGTTTGTGTCCAATTTATGTCAGATCAAAACAAAATCTCATTAAAGTATTGAaacaaaatctcattaaaatacTGCTGATCAAAGCACAGGTTTTGCCATGTTGGCTCAAAATTCTCATAGTAACTTCCCAATGGCACTGACCAATACACAAATACTTCCAAGAAAGATAAAGGACAATGAGAAAAATGGGTGGAAACATTCCACAAAAAACCCTGAGTTCACTTTAAAGTTGTTTTTGTTAGGGTAAACATGGGCTGAAGCAAGGAGGGGAGATATAAATAGAAGTAAATTACATGAAAAACTGATGAGGTTTTTTGTGCAGATACTTCAACTTCATGGGTTACAAGAAAGTCTTTCCTTGGTAAACCCCAAAACATACCAATAATGGCCTCTTTAATGAATACATGAAGTACTCCATTGCTGTAGAAGTTGAGTTCAAAGACAGCAGGTATTGTTGTGCTGGGAGTGATGAAGAACTCATTGTTTCGGCTAGTGTTTGTGATATTTACACAGTTCCCCAACAAGTGGATGGCATGCATGACAACATCATCTGAGTTTCCTGAAAATCCCAAGTCAAAGTCACGGGCTAAGACCTCCTCCTTCATGGAGAAGAAATCTTCTACCAACCTGGAAAGATCAGTTCCCTAGACATAAAAAGAGAATCACACTGTGAAACAATATTTCTGCACAGCAGTTTATCTGTAAACCACATAACCATGTATATAGCAAACACATAAACAATACACTAATTGTCAATAATCCAAAGCACAACAGTCATATtagaaaaaacttattttcatgGAGATTTTGCTGAAATAGTCCACAGGTTTTGACTTGCatgcaattaaattttaaagCCATGCAGCTATTTGGGAATGGAAGTTTTTTGTTTGCTCCTTGGTTTATTTCACAACCTGTAGAGACCCGAGTTGTTCTTCAAGAACACGTCAGAGATATCATATTTTGATTACCTATGCTATAAAATGAATAATCAATTATCTCGGAATATTGTAATTAACAGAACTCTTCATGTGGTTGGGGCCatgaggaaaagcttttcctcaAGCACTTTCCTTCTGTGATTTTTGTCTAGATGGCTTCAGATCACATTGTAAAATGCTTCTTTGTTCCCACTATTGTAGGAAATTGGAAAGACTGGACTGACAGGAATGGTGATACTGTCCTTGACAAGCAAGATTACAGATCTGACCAATATTTTTCAATTTGTTCTTGATTTATGTGAAATAAAAGCTTCAGATTAGAGGGAgaaggaatttcagaaaaaatgcaaaacacatttgtaggagagaaaaaaaaaaaaaacaacttccaaGCTCCATGCATAAGACTTCAGTTAAACATAGGTATCATTCTGCCATTATGATATAATTCTAGCactgagaaacagcaaaactAATTTGCCAATTAGCAGAAGAATTTCTAGCATATTCAATGGTGAATGTGTTTTGAGATCTAAAACCCAATCTTAATACAATTAACCAAAACCATGTATTCTTCAAAAAAAGCCTAACTACATTTTGAATTACAAAAATCTGTTTCCACATGAGTATTTATTATCATCCCATCAATAATGGCTTATCTTCAATCATCTATTACTAACTAAAATATTAGTACTCAGACTACCTAAAATGCACTTTAATTTAAAtgcatctttcttcttttgtaagTATCATGCAACAGTAAAgcacatgctattttttttaattaaaaggccAAAGTAATGTTTGGCTATTTGAGCAGCATGGAAGCCTTACCTGCCTGTGTCTGTACAGCAGCAAGCAAGCAACGATATGGGTAGACATCACAGCACAGGACTTGTTAGCAGCTAGAGGTAAACAAGACAAACGTGTTAAGCACCTGAGAAGTTCGGAACATCATTACAAGTGAAAGAGTAcccactatttaaaaaaaaaaaaagaaaaaaaaagtgatactgGCACAGAACTGTACCTTCTGAATTAAATACAAAGTGTATTATGTCTACATAGTAACAATATTAAAGTAATCAAATTAAAGTAACTTGAACTAAGAAGGCTGAGTAAAGCTTAAATGTTTACTAAGCTAAGTACCATTTTGTATGCATCTTTTGTACCACAAATCACAGAAATCACAGATCTACTGACTGAAGCATACACCACATAACCTATAAAACCTGGCAACACTGGTCCATGCAGCTAGATGAGTCCATGCGAGTATGACCTTAAATAATGCTATTAAGACACTGCAAAACTTCTTACATGAAGTGATAAGAAATCAGTGTATGAATATGACAAACACTTCAGAGTACAGCAAATTCAGTATACTAGTCCAATAAGTTAACAAATACAAAAgttaacaaaacagaataaaaagcttGTACTTAATCAGAAAGAAGAGTTTATAAAACTttgaagaggagggagagaggcaaAGGATGGAGAATTGTCAAGACAGAATTTGAAGTCATGAAATAATCACCTGAATGGAGGGAATTGGGAAGCATGACATTACCAAAAGAACAAGGTAGTTCATGcaatcagcaaaacaaaacaggtagCTGACAGCGATACTGTAACACTTACTGAACAAAATATGCTCAGCCAAGTTGGCTATCAGCTCTCTTCTGAAGGGTTCACTGGTGATATCCCTGGAGTTGGGCAGTGAGGCCTCTGTACCTTCATCCACAGTATCATTAGGTctgaatacagaataaaaattcaCACTATGACATTTAGATTTTGATCAAACTGTAAAATAACCTAgactgtttgtttggggtttttttaacatacacTAACTGAACTACAGCACAAAAAAACACTATGCAGTCTGGTAAAGGCACAAAAATGTTATGCGTAACAAGCTCCACAAAAATTCTAGTATCGACCAACTCTTCCAGATTATTTCTTCACACTAAACAATCCAAGATTAGACtaccaaaagaaaaattgcaatcTTGTCCTATAGCTATTCGTGACTTTGCCATTACATCATTTGCACCCCACAGCTCTTCTCCTTCAATCAATATGGACAACAGTAGATTAAGCAAACCTGCCTAAAAGCCAGCTTCCAGCCCAGCCTCTCTACAAACTAGAAACGGTCTTTTGAATGGACCTACAACTTTCTAAAGATAAATTACTGACTTTGTCTCTACTAGGAGCACACAGGTTTGTGCAAGTCCAGCAAAGACCTCAACTACAATGTGTATCTATGTAACAAATGTGGCTCTAGCCCTTGAGTGCCGTTTTGCAGTTCTGAGTGACAGTCACCTCCCTGAGCAAGAGGTACTCACTCCCAAGTCCTATTTGCTTTGGAATTGTACCAAAACCCACCTGAAATGTTTGTgaggtttaaaaacaaatcctacatttttaattgtgttattttttccccctaagttattccataaaatttaaaattaaaccaagAGAAGtcactaaaatttaaaaaagaaaaacaaagcctccTCGAGCTTATTTAAATAGAGGTCCCCAGAAAGAATGCAACTCTTATAATAAATTGCACAGTTACAATTGTCTTAAGTTTTTAGTTTTTCTATACATAATTAGATTACCCTTGGAGAGTTCAAGTACTACTTGGAATGTAACACAGAAGACcaaaaagacaaacaaataaacaagcaaacaaaccccaacctgtcctcccctctccccaacaTCCCAAAAATCTCTACCTCGACGGTAGTATAGCTGGTAGCAAAGCTTGTTCCAAAGAAAGAGGAGCAGGCACAGGTTTTTGGCTTTGGCTGTTTACATATTCCTGTTAAGAGAAGACTTGttattttttgtactttttccaCCTAATACTATTATTATACGAAAAAGGCAATTATTCAAAAATGCAACTGTGATTAAAAATAGCTCACACTAAAAGAGCAGTAATAAGgtcacagaaattaaaagtttTCAACCGTTTATTCGCTTTTGATgttattttatgaaaaggcagaCTTTCCACAGCAAGGAATCCGTACTTCATGAAATACATTGCAATGAAAACAATAGATAACCCCTGACAGCACCCTGCTGGGAACAACTCCTTTGAGACTACCTTCTCCATGATTAAATTAATGAGAACTGCCTTCATTAACATGAGTGAAAGCAAAGTCTAATACCCATTCAGAACCAACATCGAGACTGTAATTattgcttgctgctgctttcctcaAACACCAGGACAGGGAAATTCTCCACAGGTAAACACCAGTTGCAAGACCCCTCACAGTGCCACAAACTAAAGCACCCAGGAAGCAGGCAGGGTACTGCATGCTTGGTGTTCTTGAATCCCAAATTTCTCAAAAGCCAAACCACCTCTCCTTACAGGTTAGCATTTACATTATTCTGTTTTCAGGACACTGTGTTCAGGACAGTTTCTATACAGACTGATGTGGGAAACTAAAGAGCCACTTAACCTGCTGGTCAGGAAAACAGTTCCCTCCCAGGAAAGCTGCTCAAAAGACTTTCCCAGCCAACTCACTCTCCTCTGCTTCTAAGCCTGTGCTCACAGAACTGCAGATGCCCAAAATTAACCCCCAAAGCTAACCTCCTTTCAAAAAACCTGCAGTGACATAACTAcatcaatttaaaaatacagttacacttCTGCAAATCTTGGTTAAGGCATACTTAAACAATTTGTCATTTATTACCTTTCTGGAGTACAAAAATGAAGACATGTACAAATGAGACCTGACAGAGGTTGCTAGAAAGGTATAGAGTCATTAGCATTTCACTAGATTAAGAGGGCAGATAACCTTCTTTTCCTTATACTGATCCAAGAACAACTGTTAACTCCCTACCAAGAATAGCCCACACCTTCTCCTTTGGAAGTGAATTAATATCTTTCCCTACTATGCTAATTACAACGCGGTGCAGACGGTCACAGTAATTTCATGCTGCGGTAATTGAACCCTCCAAAGCTCTCCAACCTACTGCTTTTCTGAGAGAAGTAGGGCAGAAAGAAGAACACCTAATTAATTTGAATAATGTTCCAGCAGGTTGTTGTTACAGTGGTTAATCTTATTAAAGTCACACTAAAAAATAAGGTATACTGTAGCAGAACACAGATTAGTGAAATGCAGATAAGTATAGTACTAGCAGATTCTGCAAAGGTATCAGAGgaaatttaaaaagtgaaggCAGATACTACTGCACCACCCCATTCCCTAAGAAACTACACAACAGCATTTGGTGAGCTACTGTTGGTAATAGTTGTAAACTAATAACAAACTGTGACTTTCAAAGACTATGCAGATTTTTATGATACATTATCCATGATAATTTTATAGCTACTAATTTGcttagcacttttaaaaatgcagtgagaTAAATGCCCTTCCTCAACAATAGTGTAAGCCATTAAATTACTTAAACTGGAGAACTGTATTCAGTTTCCTTCAACTCCAGATGTCTCTACAGCATCAAGAATTACTACATGGTACAAGGATAACTTTAAAGATTGTTTgttaacacaaaacaaacaaaccacgaACCCCAGTAAGAATACTTACCCCATTTCAAAACTAACATAACCCTTTATATCAACTCTGAGACTATTTCAGCTTAACACAAATGTGTCCAAAGACTCATGCATTCAGCAAAACAGTGATACTTTTGTACCGCTGAAATCAACTTCAGCAAATAATGCTAGTGATGATAACCCAcaaatagaaaaatcaaaataaatgtgtCCCACTATTGAAACACCAAAAATGTCAAACATTCAAAAGGATCTTCAAAATATCAAACTTACTTTTAAGGAAAACGGTTGTGCAAAATCTACCCTGACACATCCGTAATTCTTCCGCAGCATTCTGAAGACTCCTCTAGCTATACTCCACAGACTTTCATTCTTCTTAGGCTTGCCCTGGAAAACATAggtggttggtttgggttttttccaatttgCAATTAAAAGgttatgtttaaaattaaaatgcatgcaATAGCAGACAAAACAAGGCCGAATCTTTTGACACACCTTATAACTTCCAAGTAAATCTAGGGAACTTGTTTTCCATAGAAATCCACTTGAACATATTATTTGTTATGTCATGAATCTGCATTTACGAGTATGTCACCCATACCTCAGCGCTCCCTATCAGAGGTTTTGTGATTCAGGGCTGTACGCTCTTCAGCACTAACACCAAGTACATGTGACAGAGGACTACTAGCACATCGTTTAACTATGTAACACATTTTCCTGCACATAAACAGAAAGTCCCCTAGGCAAAACAAGTTGTTCAATTGCTCTTACCAGCTGTTCACTGTTGTAGTGACCTTCAATTATGCGATCATAGGAGATTCCCACAGGTATAATTAGGACGTCAGGAGTTGCATTTGAGAAGAGAGCATCCACCACCACAGATAAAAGACCTGCTCTAGCTCCAGATGTCTTTCCACTTCGAGACCGTGTGCCTTCCAAGAATATTTCTAAAAACTGCTGCTGTCTCAACAATTCTTCTATGTGCTGAATACAAAAAGattggagaagaggaaaaaataaatatctaattATATCGGCAAATTCACATTTGAAATATATTGTCAGCaaccatttccttttaaaaacatcagAAGATCATGAGTTGGCATGAAtacttgtgaaaaaaataaaggcaataatTAACAAGTAGTATAATGCCATTTGTTCAAGAACCACATCTCTAGCAACAGTTGATCTAGCAGATTTGCATACATCTCTCCTTCTGGTTCCTCAGTACATTCCATCTTCCAAGATGAAAAACCAGCTATTATACTGAATAGCACAAAGGATTACATCAACCCATCATAAACACAGACTTCCATTAAGTTAACAGAATCAGTGTAGATATGCTTCAGTACAAAAGAAATCAGAGAAACAAGGCTTAAGTTTAACATTATTTCAGAGAGCATTAATTCCACTTTCTTTAATAAGGAGTACGCCAGGTGAAAATCTGCTCATCCTCAAAGGTGCTGGGCATTCAATTCTCTTTTATTCTACACATTCAAGACTTCATACAAAAATGTATCCTTTTTTTGCAGCATGAAACCTAACACAAATTCAAAGCAGTAAAAAACATCCCCAGACAGATGGAACTCTCCTTTCCGTTTGCCACCTGACTGAAATGCTACCTacagaaacaaagacaagaaatACATACCACATAGAGCAAAGCTCTGTAGAGGAAGTCCTTACGACCATCAGGACTCTGATCTAACTTTCGACGAATGAAAAATCCTCCTAGCTTGCGGATCAATGTGCTATGTAATAAAGAAGAATTGTACTCATTGGCTTTAGTTTGCAGGAAACTACTACACGTCCAGTTCAAAATTCCCAGCATGCAACAGGAACTGAAATTACTGAAATTCTCAAAGCCTAAAATGTGTTACACTATTTACACATGATGGGACCACACAAATATTATTCTATTTAACTTAAGAAACAGGCTTCTCTACACTGTCTTGCTTCATTTCACTCCCCTGACAGACCACTTACCCTCTGCAGTGACCCTGAGCAAGAGACTATTGTACATTGAGATCTTGGTGACCCACCTAACAGTTAACCTAAGCTGGCCCAactctgtgctgtgctgcatgCACATACAGCATGGCCTTTGTACCCATGTTGTACTGCACATACCCCTTGGCTGCAGAATCAGCTCAGCCAGCTAATTTtaacagaggagcctgcaggcacctCCCACTTGGCACCAGCAATTACGCCGCCTGTGCGGCCTTGCCTTTATCTAACAGTGCAgtaagaagttctcatgagaacatCCTTTCTGCTTGACAGAAGAAATGACGAATACAGTTGTTTTTGTGTAAGAAAATCCTGTACTAGCTCAAATAACCAAAATGGGGTAATCCTTTCTGCAGACAGGGTCTGCACAGCATGCTGTGTGTGGATCGGAGGCCTGCTGGATAAAAGACCTTAGGTTCTTCAGCCACTTcttcagaaatgtaatttaaacaGAGACCAAATTGGAATACTTTCCCACAAAGTATTTATTCACTCAGTATTGTTGCTGCCCATTAGCCAGCTCATTAAACTTAATGAAGAAGAGTTGTCCATTCACAACACTTTTTCACATACTCATCTTTCCTTAGTCACCTACCCACTTTGAGACTCCTAGAAGAAAGGAATATCCTTCCTTAGGTTAAGGAAGGATGTAACCCTACTTAGGTTATGACACAGAGTTTCTCAGAAGGATTTTGTTATGCTCTCTCTCTGAGCATGTAATAGGAACCAAAGATGTTCTATGCGATGGCCCATTAATACTCAGATTGTCTTACACTTGGACATAAGATATACTGCACAATAGGTCACCTGAAGAACCCCCACCTCAGCCTTTTTCAAATAAGAAGACCTTATTACCTGAAGATGGGTATGTTGAGATTGTTCCCTGCAGCAATGTAGGGTGCTTTGATGTTATGGCAGAAGAGAATGAATGTAAGGAGCAGGTAGTCAATGTGGGATTTGTGAACAGGCAAGAAGATAAGAGGCAAATTCATCTACGGTGGGGATAGTAGGAAAAAAGAGTTGGTAAGAAATGTGGAATATTACTCCTTTTCTAAAATCCATTATTGAGACTGCTAGCACCATATAATCAGAACTGATGGTAATTTCCAGTTACCATCATTCACTTTGTTTACTTCTGGTTTTCATTCATCTGTGACAACGAGAACATTTTAGTCAACTGTACTTAATTTTCATGGACCGCAGTTTTCAGTTGTATGCATTACATCAACAATGATTAATATTCCCAGTTTCTTCCGACTCACAGTATTGAGACAGCAATCAAACAATTAAAGGGATGTGGCCAAATCATCAGTGTCACCAAAGAACTGCTATTTCTATTACATATCAGCAAGGATCTATGAATACTGGGGTTCCCAAACACTGTAATCAAAAGATAACAGAAAATATTAGgaaccttttttgtttgtttgtttttcattcatcTATCCACCTTTCTAAGGTAAACCCTGCAAAAAGAATCAATTCCtttgagtgtaaaaaaaaaaaaaaaaaaaaaagaaagtagaatttAGGACTTATTTTGACCAATTTCAATAAATATCGAAGGACTGGGAACAGACTGCTGGTAAGGAACAGGAAAAGtttatttcttaaatacttttattCCAAATTAAGGTAAGACTGAAAAATCCTAAATAGACCTATTAATTTATTACTGTCTGCctcaacacaaaaaaagaaataatactggatgCAGGTTATCTGAGATAATCATTCAGCCCGATAGTTAAAATTTGATCCTGAACAAAGGTAAAACCAGAGTGCACATAGTATTTTAGGTCACACAACTTtacattacatttaattaaaacactATTTCACAGATATGAGGCAGTTCTATCTACAATCTGATATCATAAAGACTTAGCAGAGCTCTCCTAAAAAGTGCTGTAAACATTAATAGAAACTACTTCAGAAATGTACCTTACTAGATTCTTTCCCACCCTCCCTTACCTCTGTTGCTGCTTTGACCATTTCTATTTGACCTCTGTGGATCTGAATATTCCAGAAAAAGCTGTTAAACAACTTCAGTAACACCCAGCCAGTCAACCTGAAGGAAGAACAAACACAACTCAAAAAGTTTCATCCATTTCTGACTCCATTTTATATTTATTCTATATGAATAAGGGCAAAGCCATAAAATCTAATTACTTCATATTCAAACAAAATTACTATAAAATCCAACTGCTTAACAGGTTTTTGCCTATCAGCTCATCCATGGTTAATAACCACATTTCAGCTTCCTGCAGTTATGACACAAAATTTGTGTCAACCTCATTGAAAGCTGTTCAAAGGGCAGAGACCACTTTACATAGGGGGCAAGTTAATGGAGGTGCTATGATCAATTTATGATAATAACTAAGCTAGTTAGGTGACATGTTAGGTGACAGCATGTATCTCGTCTTGTGGGAGAATTTAATACAGTTACAAAAAATATAGGCTATGCATCACAAAAATTGGTGAAGGGGACTAGGAACATGACAGAGACAAATTAATCCTTAGTAGCAAAGGTAGACATCACAGTAGAAGATTTTATCTCAGGTAAGATTTTATCTAAGGTACTTATAACTGCAGGTTATGATATTCAATGGGCCACTGCAAAAAAGATCTTTCATCACAGTCTAAGATGCTGCAGCTAGCTGCTCTCACCCACATCAGCCTGAAACAACAAGAGATACTAATATTGGTCCAAGCATTAGCACCAAAACtagtttcagaaggaaaaaaaaaagtgtgtatttaATCTTATCACAAGGTTTATCCCTTGAAAAGGCAGAGGGTTTCTGCTGCATCTGAAAATGAAGAATAACTACTATTTCATTAGTTAACATTAGAAAAGGGATTATTATgaataatgcattatttttttagaataatTATTATTTACGAATAATGTGTTACAAACTCTGCTGGTATAATACAGAGACAGCTTGGCTGTCCTTCTACCCGTTGACAATACTGACAAGTCATTTCTCTTACCTGATTAAAGCAGGTGACACATTTGCTACCATTTCCTGGAGAATTTTCCTagcttttttcttcactttgttgATAGCTTTAGGATCCGTT
This window encodes:
- the GPAM gene encoding glycerol-3-phosphate acyltransferase 1, mitochondrial isoform X2; this encodes MDETALSLGTIDVSYLSTSAECSISRCKHSSEEWGECNSRPTLFRSATLKWKETLLSRKRPFVGRCCYVCTPQSRDNFFNASIPSLGLRNVIYINETHTRYRGWLARRFCYVLFVQERDVHKGMFAKNLTENVLNNSRVQKAIVDEASEPSAPGSFAQTDPKAINKVKKKARKILQEMVANVSPALIRLTGWVLLKLFNSFFWNIQIHRGQIEMVKAATEMNLPLIFLPVHKSHIDYLLLTFILFCHNIKAPYIAAGNNLNIPIFSTLIRKLGGFFIRRKLDQSPDGRKDFLYRALLYVHIEELLRQQQFLEIFLEGTRSRSGKTSGARAGLLSVVVDALFSNATPDVLIIPVGISYDRIIEGHYNSEQLGKPKKNESLWSIARGVFRMLRKNYGCVRVDFAQPFSLKEYVNSQSQKPVPAPLSLEQALLPAILPSRPNDTVDEGTEASLPNSRDITSEPFRRELIANLAEHILFTANKSCAVMSTHIVACLLLYRHRQGTDLSRLVEDFFSMKEEVLARDFDLGFSGNSDDVVMHAIHLLGNCVNITNTSRNNEFFITPSTTIPAVFELNFYSNGVLHVFIKEAIIACSLHAVQSRRYRNGTSGASPSLISQEHLVRKAASLCYLLSNEFTVSLPCQVIYQVCHESVERLIQYGILLVAEDDQEDVSPSLTEQQWDKKLPEPLSWRSDEEDEDSDFGEEQRDCYLKVSQSQEHQQYITFLQRLLGPLLEAYSSAVIFVHNFSGPVSESEYLQKLHRHLISRTEKNVAVYAESATYSHVKNAVKVFKEIGVFNQTKQRRDTILELSTTFLPQRNRQKLLEFIMSFMVL
- the GPAM gene encoding glycerol-3-phosphate acyltransferase 1, mitochondrial isoform X1 encodes the protein MDETALSLGTIDVSYLSTSAECSISRCKHSSEEWGECNSRPTLFRSATLKWKETLLSRKRPFVGRCCYVCTPQSRDNFFNASIPSLGLRNVIYINETHTRYRGWLARRFCYVLFVQERDVHKGMFAKNLTENVLNNSRVQKAIVDEASEPSAPGSFAQTDPKAINKVKKKARKILQEMVANVSPALIRLTGWVLLKLFNSFFWNIQIHRGQIEMVKAATEMNLPLIFLPVHKSHIDYLLLTFILFCHNIKAPYIAAGNNLNIPIFSTLIRKLGGFFIRRKLDQSPDGRKDFLYRALLYVHIEELLRQQQFLEIFLEGTRSRSGKTSGARAGLLSVVVDALFSNATPDVLIIPVGISYDRIIEGHYNSEQLGKPKKNESLWSIARGVFRMLRKNYGCVRVDFAQPFSLKEYVNSQSQKPVPAPLSLEQALLPAILPSRPNDTVDEGTEASLPNSRDITSEPFRRELIANLAEHILFTANKSCAVMSTHIVACLLLYRHRQGTDLSRLVEDFFSMKEEVLARDFDLGFSGNSDDVVMHAIHLLGNCVNITNTSRNNEFFITPSTTIPAVFELNFYSNGVLHVFIKEAIIACSLHAVQSRRYRNGTSGASPSLISQEHLVRKAASLCYLLSNEFTVSLPCQVIYQVCHESVERLIQYGILLVAEQDDQEDVSPSLTEQQWDKKLPEPLSWRSDEEDEDSDFGEEQRDCYLKVSQSQEHQQYITFLQRLLGPLLEAYSSAVIFVHNFSGPVSESEYLQKLHRHLISRTEKNVAVYAESATYSHVKNAVKVFKEIGVFNQTKQRRDTILELSTTFLPQRNRQKLLEFIMSFMVL